The DNA sequence ATATCCTCGTTGTCCGGCTGCTTACGAAACATGAGAAGTATGCGTCTCCCGCGAACATGTTCCTGCTCGCCGTGGCCCTGATCATCAGCTCCGCCGGCGTCTTGATGCATGCGCTGATCAAGCCTGACCTGGTTGCGGTGAAGCTGTTCGCCTTCGGGATCGTGAGCGTTTCGCCCGCTCCCGCTCCCGCAAGCATCCTGTTCTTCGTTCATTTTGTCCTGGTGCTGCTGCTGGTCCTCCTGCTCCCCACCCACATCCTGACCGCGCCGCTGGTGATGTTGGAGGCGAGAAGACAGGAGCAGGCGCTGCGCAATGTGATGCATGGACCCTATGAGCCACGTTAAAACGGTTTTTAAACCTGTGTTCATCTGCCTGCACCCAGTGGTTACGAGCCTGCACCCGACGCTTATGAGTGCGAAGCGTGAATGTAGGGTGTGGCAACATAGCCTGCTCATGTGAAGGCGCTGCCATAAACGAGTGAAGGGCGTGTGTTGCGCACCGCGGGACCCGTGGTTACATTATGCCGGTGGTTTAAATGAAAAATAAATGCTCCTTCTCCGAAGAGCTCTCGCCCCACCAGATCCTCGAGATCGACGCCTGCACCCAGTGCGGCGAGTGCCTGAAGCACTGTCCGGTCCAGGACGTGACCGGCAACCCCTCGATCTCGCCGCCGGAGAAGATCCGGATGTTCCGAGAGTTCATCCGTGCGACCGACGGGCTCAAGGCAACCCTGTTCGGGCCTAAGGACGTGGACCGAAAACTGCTGGAGGACTTCACCAAGGCGGTCTATGAATGCACGACCTGCGGCGCCTGCGGCCAGAACTGCCCCGTCGGCATATTCACCCAGCGCCTCTGGCCCATGCTCAGGAAAGAGATGGTGAAGCGGGGACTCGGGCCCATCGGCGTTCAGAAGAACCTTCCGAAAGTTGTCAAAAACTCGGGCAATCCCTATGACAAGCCTGCAGCGGAGCGGTACGAGCCCTGGTTCCCGGAGAGCGTGACAATAGCCAAGCATGCGGACGTGGCCTACTACGCGGGCTGCACCGGCGCCTACGAGGCCCAGCCCATGGTCCGGGGCGACGTGCTCGTTCTGAACGCAGCAGGCGAACCCTTTACCATGCTTCCGCCGGAAGAAGAGGTCTGCTGCGGTTTTCCGCTCTTCATCACAGGCCAGCATGACCTTCTGAAGGAGCTTGTCACGAGGCTCGTCGAGGGATACCGGGCCAGGGGCGTCAAGAAGCTCGTCTGCTCCTGCCCCTGCTGCGTGAACATCATGTCCCGGGACTGGCCCCTGATCTACGGCGGGCCCCTGCCGTTCAAGATCAGGCACATCACTCAGCATGTGCTGGACGCGATCGAAAAGGGTAAAATAAAGGTAAACAAGGAACTGCGGGAACGGATCATCTACCATGATCCCTGCTATCTCTCGCGGGGAGTCGGCGTGATCGAGGAGCCGCGCCGGGTTCTCAAAAGCATTCCCGGCGTCACCCTGCTCGAATTCGAACGGCGCGGCCTGAACTCCCGGTGCTGCGGTTCGGGCGGCGCGGCCCGCAAGGTGTTCCACGAGAACGCGATCGCCATGGGCAGGCTCACGATCGACGAGGCCGTGGCAAAGAAGGCGGACCGCCTGATCCTCGCCTGCCCGGCCTGCTACGCCAAGGTGAACGAGGCCATGCAGGGGTACAAGAACCAGGTCCGGATCACGGACATCATGGAGCTGGTGAGCGGGTTGATATAGTACCGAAGAACGGAACCACAGGACCTTCGCTCACACGGGGCTTCGCCTCACGGATAAAAAAGGGACTCTCAGTTTTTACTTTCCATTTTTATCGGTGCGTGCGGTAAGGCCGTACCCGTGTTCATCTGTGGTTAATATTTCATCGTCTTATTTTGTGAGAACCATGAGCCATTATTCAATCAAATGCAGGGCGTGCGGCAAGGTTCTCGAGAACTCCTTCTGTACCTCCTGCGAGCACTGCAAGGACGCTCTGCTCGTCACCGAGTATCGGGATGCCCGCTTTCAGGAGCGCTCAACGGAGGGCATCTGGCGCTTCAACTGGCTTCCCGTTCACGAGCCGGAAGGCGTGCAGCCCGGTCCGCTCGTGTACCGCTCGCAGGGCCTTGCCAGGCACCTGGGACTCGAAAACCTTTACATAGTGTTCAACGGGTACTGGCCGGAGCAGGGCGCATTGCTCGAGACCTGCACCTTCAAGGAATTCGAGGCCGCCGTTGTGCTCCAGAACGCCAGGGAGAACGGCGTTGATGCGCTGATCGTAGCTTCTGCCGGGAACACGGCCCGGGCCTTTGCCCACCTTTCAGCCATCACCGGCTTTCCCGCCATCATCGTGGTCCCCCGCATGTGCCTGACGGAGATGTGGTACCTGGAAAGCTCCTCCCTGGTGCCGACCCTCGCTGTCGGCGACGGCGACTATTCCGATTCCATCGATGTGGCGAAGCGGATCGCCCTGACCCTCGGGTTCCCCTTCGAGGGCGGGGTAAAGAACATTGCCAAGCGCGACGGCCTCGGCATCACGCTCCTGGAGGCGGTCTCGAAGATCGGCAGGCTGCCTGACCACTACGTGCAGGCGGTCGGAAGCGGCACGGGCGCTGTCGGCGCCTGGGAGATGGCTGAGCGGTTCGTCCGGGACGGCCGGTTCGGTTCGCATCTGCCGGTCCTGCACCTCGGCCAGAATCTGCCATTTGCGCCCATGGTGCACGCGTGGAAGAAAAAAAGCCGGGCGCTCTTCCCCGACGACCTGAGGCCCGAGCTCATCGGACTGATTACGACGCGTGTTCTTTCCACGCGGTATCCCGCTTACTCGGTGCAGGGCGGTGTATATGACGCGCTGAGCGCGACGAAGGGCAGGATGTACGGCGTCGAGAACGATGAGGTGTACGCGGGCATGGACCTGTTCCTGAAGGCCGAAGGGATCGATGTCGTTCCCGCCTCCGGCGTGGCCATAGCCGTGCTCAAGCAGGCCGTCCAGAGCGGCGCCATCAAAAAGAACGAGAGCGTCCTCCTGAACATCACCGGGGGCGGCGAGGAGCGGCTGCGCAAGAACAAGAAGACCTATAGCGTGGTGCCGCAATTCATCTCGAAGAACGCGACTGAAAAAGAGATCGAGGAGATGCTGTGCAACGTCCTGAAGAAGAGCTGATCGCGACCCTGATCAGGCACAACGTTGATTTTACCGCGTCCCTTCCCTGCGAGAAGATCAAGACCCTTCTGGAGATGGTCGAAAAGGCCTTCCTCCACGTTCCCCTGACCAGGGAGGAAGAGGGCGTGGGCATCTGCGCCGGCGGGGCGCTCGCGGGCAAACGGCCGGCCATGTTCATCCAGAGCTCGGGCATCGGGAATATGATCAACGCCCTGCTGTCGCTGACCGCGTTCTATGAGCTGCCGCTGGCCCTGTTCGTGAGCCGCAGGGGCGTGTACCAGGAGAAGATCGCGGCGCAGTTTCCCATGGGGCTGAAGCTTCCCGGCATCCTGTCCGGCGCGGGCATCGGCTGGACAGAGATCAACTCAAGCAAGGAGCTCAGGAAGGTCGAGCAGGAGCTGCCCGAGGTCTACAGCAAAAACCGGGTTCACGCTTTTCTGATGAGCCCCG is a window from the Nitrospirota bacterium genome containing:
- a CDS encoding (Fe-S)-binding protein codes for the protein MKNKCSFSEELSPHQILEIDACTQCGECLKHCPVQDVTGNPSISPPEKIRMFREFIRATDGLKATLFGPKDVDRKLLEDFTKAVYECTTCGACGQNCPVGIFTQRLWPMLRKEMVKRGLGPIGVQKNLPKVVKNSGNPYDKPAAERYEPWFPESVTIAKHADVAYYAGCTGAYEAQPMVRGDVLVLNAAGEPFTMLPPEEEVCCGFPLFITGQHDLLKELVTRLVEGYRARGVKKLVCSCPCCVNIMSRDWPLIYGGPLPFKIRHITQHVLDAIEKGKIKVNKELRERIIYHDPCYLSRGVGVIEEPRRVLKSIPGVTLLEFERRGLNSRCCGSGGAARKVFHENAIAMGRLTIDEAVAKKADRLILACPACYAKVNEAMQGYKNQVRITDIMELVSGLI
- a CDS encoding cysteate synthase, whose translation is MSHYSIKCRACGKVLENSFCTSCEHCKDALLVTEYRDARFQERSTEGIWRFNWLPVHEPEGVQPGPLVYRSQGLARHLGLENLYIVFNGYWPEQGALLETCTFKEFEAAVVLQNARENGVDALIVASAGNTARAFAHLSAITGFPAIIVVPRMCLTEMWYLESSSLVPTLAVGDGDYSDSIDVAKRIALTLGFPFEGGVKNIAKRDGLGITLLEAVSKIGRLPDHYVQAVGSGTGAVGAWEMAERFVRDGRFGSHLPVLHLGQNLPFAPMVHAWKKKSRALFPDDLRPELIGLITTRVLSTRYPAYSVQGGVYDALSATKGRMYGVENDEVYAGMDLFLKAEGIDVVPASGVAIAVLKQAVQSGAIKKNESVLLNITGGGEERLRKNKKTYSVVPQFISKNATEKEIEEMLCNVLKKS